The following coding sequences are from one Granulicella sp. L56 window:
- a CDS encoding DUF5107 domain-containing protein produces MAHDEIDEMKERQETSPVSKLDLPEAPASELGAVKAWEQPVTMLTYSPAAPDPNPLFLEKRVYQGSSGRVYPLPVIDSIDTVPHPRDWRAVHIENEFLRLMVLPELGGRIHVGLDKRTGYDFFYRQNVIKPALVGLAGPWVSGGVEFNWPQHHRPATFMPVEIAIEREPDGSVTIWCSDHDPMERMKGMHGICLRPSKAVVELKVRLYNRTLQTQTFLWWANVATHVHEKYQAFFPHDVRFAADHAKRALTEYPLCQGAYYGVDYGERARCGVPEEEKPGHLVPDGSYAPNDLGWYANIPVPTSYMIVESKGNFFGGYDHKRGAGTVAYANHHISPGKKQWTWGNHDFGYAWDRSLTDHDGPYVELMSGVYTDNQPDFSFLAPGETKTFSQFWYPIGAIGVPDIANLDAALRIERTDAAIHVHLQVTRALPNGVVRLRLKGKEIGLWQGHVDPLTPLHYSVDPKNADEDLEVTLEQGEEILLRYAPAEISPVPKPEVATEPPLPQDVASSDELFLNGLHLEQYRHPTRSPEDYWREALRRDAGDSRCNHALGRWHLRRGEYSKAEEFLRTAIARLTIRNPNPYDGEPPYNLGLTLLYQDRIADAYDAFYKSTWNAAWRGPAYHRLAEIDCSRRDWKTALDHLDRSLRAEADNLNARNLKSVVLRKLGRDAEAATLLESTHTLDPLDIFNRWLMSNTLPLENQQRLDLSFDLLRAGLLDDALRVLSSEPSQQNDGAASLLLYALAEALHRLRRVTESSDTYRRAAKADPTYVFPSRLEEMVLLQNAIIRNPDDARAPYYLGNFLYDRRRHEEAIILWERATELDPTFPTAWRNLGFGYYNTLHDSQRALKAFERAGELAPKDARILYEQDQLLKRTGESVERRLAMLQAQSDLVERRDNLSVELAALYNNTGAPEKAFEVLHSRHFQPWEGGEGLVLSEYVRANILLAIRCLQTKEAGRALEYLRAAGNSPPNLNEAKHLLMNLSMIDYWLGVSYADLGDTSQATAHWERAARALSDFQQMQVQTVSDTTYWSAMALRRLGRENEAKALFQRIFDYACALEQQTPTIDYFATSLPAMLLFDEDLSKRQTTAARFLKAQALLGMGDERAGLDLLSQVHAMNNSHSGAIDLLKSYESQGR; encoded by the coding sequence ATGGCGCACGATGAGATCGATGAGATGAAAGAGCGCCAGGAAACCTCGCCGGTCTCGAAGCTGGACCTTCCCGAAGCTCCCGCCTCTGAGCTGGGCGCCGTGAAGGCGTGGGAGCAGCCTGTAACGATGCTCACCTATAGTCCGGCTGCACCCGACCCTAACCCGCTCTTTCTGGAGAAGCGCGTCTACCAGGGCAGCAGCGGACGCGTCTATCCTCTCCCGGTAATCGACTCCATCGACACGGTGCCCCATCCTCGTGACTGGCGCGCGGTGCATATCGAAAATGAGTTCCTGCGCCTGATGGTGCTTCCCGAGCTTGGAGGCAGGATTCACGTCGGCCTCGACAAGCGCACTGGATACGACTTTTTCTATCGGCAAAACGTGATCAAGCCTGCTCTAGTAGGACTGGCGGGGCCCTGGGTGTCGGGCGGGGTTGAGTTTAACTGGCCGCAGCATCATCGGCCTGCCACCTTCATGCCGGTCGAGATAGCGATTGAACGCGAGCCGGATGGATCGGTGACGATCTGGTGCAGCGATCACGATCCAATGGAGCGCATGAAGGGCATGCATGGGATCTGTCTGCGGCCAAGTAAGGCGGTGGTTGAACTCAAGGTCCGGCTCTACAATCGCACGCTGCAGACGCAGACCTTTCTTTGGTGGGCGAATGTCGCCACCCATGTTCATGAAAAGTATCAGGCATTTTTTCCGCATGATGTTCGCTTCGCCGCCGACCATGCCAAGCGTGCCCTCACCGAATATCCACTCTGTCAGGGTGCCTATTACGGGGTGGACTATGGCGAGCGGGCGCGATGCGGGGTTCCAGAAGAGGAGAAGCCCGGTCACTTAGTTCCCGACGGCTCGTATGCTCCCAACGATCTCGGCTGGTATGCCAATATTCCTGTTCCCACCAGCTATATGATTGTGGAGTCGAAGGGCAATTTCTTTGGCGGGTACGATCACAAGCGTGGTGCAGGCACGGTGGCCTATGCCAACCACCACATCTCGCCGGGAAAGAAACAGTGGACATGGGGCAACCACGATTTTGGCTACGCCTGGGACCGTAGCCTCACGGACCATGATGGACCATATGTAGAGCTGATGTCCGGGGTCTACACCGACAACCAGCCGGATTTCTCTTTTCTCGCGCCAGGCGAGACCAAAACCTTCAGCCAGTTCTGGTACCCCATTGGCGCCATCGGCGTTCCCGATATCGCGAATCTTGACGCGGCTCTCCGTATTGAGCGGACTGACGCGGCCATTCACGTTCATCTACAGGTTACTCGCGCGCTTCCGAACGGCGTAGTTCGTCTGCGGCTTAAGGGCAAGGAGATAGGCCTCTGGCAGGGCCATGTCGATCCGTTGACACCATTGCATTACAGCGTGGACCCGAAGAATGCCGACGAAGATTTAGAGGTCACGCTGGAACAGGGTGAGGAGATTCTACTGCGCTATGCTCCAGCCGAAATTAGTCCTGTGCCCAAGCCTGAAGTTGCTACGGAGCCACCGCTGCCGCAGGATGTCGCATCGAGCGACGAACTCTTTCTCAACGGGCTTCATCTCGAACAGTACCGGCATCCAACGCGCTCGCCTGAGGATTACTGGCGCGAGGCCTTGCGGCGGGATGCGGGCGACAGCCGATGCAATCATGCGCTTGGCCGCTGGCATCTGCGGCGCGGTGAGTACAGTAAAGCCGAAGAGTTTTTGCGCACCGCAATTGCTCGTCTTACGATTCGCAATCCGAATCCATACGATGGGGAGCCTCCCTACAATCTGGGGCTCACCTTGCTCTATCAAGATCGCATCGCAGACGCATACGATGCTTTCTATAAGAGCACATGGAACGCGGCGTGGAGGGGTCCAGCCTATCATCGTCTCGCAGAGATCGATTGCAGCCGCCGCGATTGGAAGACCGCGCTCGATCACCTCGACCGTTCTCTACGTGCCGAAGCCGATAATCTGAATGCGCGCAATCTTAAATCGGTCGTTCTGCGCAAGCTGGGCCGCGACGCAGAAGCTGCCACTCTGCTTGAGTCCACGCACACTTTAGATCCACTCGACATCTTCAATCGATGGCTGATGAGCAATACCCTTCCGCTGGAGAACCAGCAGAGGCTCGATCTCAGCTTCGACCTGCTCCGCGCCGGACTGCTCGACGATGCTCTGCGCGTCCTGTCCTCCGAGCCTTCGCAGCAAAACGATGGCGCGGCTTCCCTGCTGCTCTATGCGCTGGCCGAGGCACTGCATCGGTTGAGGCGCGTGACCGAGAGCTCCGATACTTATCGACGCGCGGCGAAAGCTGACCCAACGTACGTCTTCCCCAGCCGGCTTGAAGAGATGGTGCTCCTTCAAAACGCCATCATCAGGAATCCTGACGATGCTCGCGCACCTTACTATCTGGGTAATTTTCTCTACGACCGCCGCCGTCACGAAGAGGCCATCATTCTGTGGGAGCGCGCGACCGAGCTCGATCCAACTTTTCCTACCGCATGGCGCAATCTCGGCTTCGGCTACTACAACACATTGCACGACTCCCAGCGAGCGCTGAAGGCCTTTGAACGCGCAGGCGAACTTGCGCCGAAGGATGCTCGCATCCTCTATGAACAGGACCAGCTTCTGAAGCGGACCGGCGAGTCTGTTGAACGTCGGCTTGCGATGCTCCAGGCGCAATCTGACCTCGTCGAACGTCGAGATAATCTCTCGGTCGAGCTCGCGGCGCTTTACAACAATACGGGCGCTCCAGAAAAGGCATTCGAGGTTCTGCATTCGCGGCATTTTCAACCATGGGAGGGCGGCGAAGGCCTTGTGCTGTCTGAGTATGTCCGCGCCAATATTCTGCTTGCGATCCGGTGCCTGCAAACAAAAGAAGCAGGCCGCGCGCTCGAATACCTGCGTGCCGCTGGAAATTCGCCGCCCAATCTTAACGAGGCCAAGCATTTGCTGATGAACCTGAGCATGATCGATTACTGGCTCGGCGTGTCCTATGCGGACCTGGGCGATACCTCGCAGGCGACTGCGCACTGGGAACGTGCTGCCCGCGCCCTGAGTGACTTCCAGCAGATGCAGGTGCAGACTGTCTCCGACACCACGTACTGGAGCGCGATGGCGCTTCGCCGCCTCGGCCGCGAGAACGAAGCGAAGGCGCTGTTCCAACGCATCTTCGACTATGCGTGCGCGCTCGAACAGCAGACGCCCACCATCGATTACTTCGCCACATCCCTTCCCGCGATGCTGCTCTTCGATGAAGATCTGTCGAAGCGTCAAACTACGGCAGCGCGGTTTCTGAAAGCACAGGCACTGCTCGGCATGGGAGACGAGCGCGCAGGCCTCGATCTCCTCTCGCAGGTTCATGCGATGAACAACAGCCACTCCGGGGCAATCGACTTGCTCAAGAGCTACGAGAGTCAGGGTCGGTAA
- a CDS encoding sugar porter family MFS transporter, with protein MHGPILADTSHATSSKAEVTGYVWGIAVAAALGGLLFGYDWVVIGGAREFYEVYFHLISAALVGWANSCALLGCLLGSIAAGSLADRYGRRRVLLISAVLFAISSIFTGWAHSFTSFILWRILGGTAIGLSSNVSPLYIAEISPAAIRGRLVSLNQFAIVVGILLAQVVNWRIARPVVAGLTATALFHTWNVQLGWRWMFIAVAIPAIIFTITSLFIPESPRWLLTRGRDIDAQRVLRQIGGTAYASAEVASIKSSLTTEAAAEASSWRELFRPNLRRIVLIGVALAVLQQWTGINILFNYAAEVYRSAGYGANDIFLNIVITGAINLVFTILAMLLVDRVGRRPMMIFGCIGIGVSHLLCAWAYRAGWPSSAVLVLTLSAIGCYALTLAPVTWVLISEIFPNRIRSHGVSAAVSALWIASFLLTYSFPFLDHSVGSSGIFLGYGVICIAGCVFVALTVPETKGRSLEQIESGIAG; from the coding sequence ATGCATGGACCTATCCTCGCAGACACATCGCACGCAACGAGCAGCAAAGCCGAAGTAACGGGATACGTCTGGGGGATTGCCGTGGCTGCCGCTCTCGGGGGGCTGCTCTTCGGCTATGACTGGGTAGTGATCGGGGGAGCGAGAGAGTTCTACGAGGTCTACTTCCACCTCATCTCCGCCGCACTGGTAGGCTGGGCGAATAGTTGCGCTCTTCTCGGTTGCCTCCTGGGATCCATCGCCGCCGGCTCTCTCGCGGATAGGTATGGCAGACGCAGAGTTCTTCTGATCTCGGCCGTGCTCTTTGCGATTTCCTCGATCTTCACGGGATGGGCACATTCCTTTACCAGCTTCATCCTCTGGCGAATCCTCGGTGGAACGGCTATCGGCCTTAGCTCCAATGTCTCCCCGCTTTATATCGCCGAGATCAGCCCTGCCGCCATTCGTGGCCGCCTTGTCAGCCTCAACCAGTTCGCAATCGTCGTCGGCATCCTTCTGGCCCAGGTGGTTAATTGGCGCATCGCGCGTCCCGTTGTCGCAGGACTTACAGCCACCGCTCTCTTTCATACCTGGAACGTGCAACTCGGATGGCGGTGGATGTTTATCGCCGTCGCGATTCCCGCCATCATCTTTACCATCACGTCGCTCTTTATCCCCGAGAGTCCGCGTTGGCTGCTTACGCGGGGACGGGATATTGACGCCCAACGCGTGCTTCGGCAGATCGGCGGCACAGCCTACGCCTCTGCCGAGGTTGCAAGCATAAAAAGCTCGCTGACCACTGAGGCCGCAGCCGAGGCGTCTTCATGGCGTGAGCTCTTCCGCCCCAACCTGCGCCGCATCGTATTGATCGGGGTTGCGCTCGCTGTACTGCAGCAATGGACGGGCATCAACATTCTGTTCAACTACGCCGCGGAGGTCTACCGTAGCGCCGGTTACGGTGCCAACGACATATTTCTCAATATCGTCATTACGGGGGCCATCAATCTGGTCTTCACCATACTGGCCATGCTTCTGGTTGACCGTGTTGGCCGACGGCCGATGATGATCTTCGGCTGTATTGGCATCGGCGTCTCCCATCTTCTCTGTGCGTGGGCCTATCGTGCAGGATGGCCCTCCAGCGCCGTGCTGGTGCTCACGCTCAGCGCAATCGGTTGCTACGCGCTCACGCTGGCTCCTGTGACCTGGGTGCTCATATCGGAGATCTTCCCCAATCGAATACGCTCGCATGGCGTCTCAGCCGCGGTCAGTGCGCTTTGGATCGCTTCGTTCCTCCTTACCTATTCGTTCCCGTTCCTCGATCACAGCGTCGGATCCAGCGGCATCTTTCTTGGGTACGGAGTCATCTGTATTGCTGGCTGCGTGTTCGTCGCCTTGACCGTTCCTGAGACGAAGGGCCGCTCGCTCGAGCAGATCGAATCCGGGATTGCGGGATAG
- a CDS encoding LacI family DNA-binding transcriptional regulator, translated as MLDGAGNAGIKDIAKALKVSIGTVDRALHSRAGVSEATKARVLQMADQLGYKPNLAAQALKLNRRLSIGVVLPKHISHFFDPLREGIRAAASNMVGMQINLEFHEYPRIGSGDAEAIEDALRQRYDGMIFLPGDTRKFDPLIRKLSRSGTAMMCVGSDAPNTERVGSVAVHAYISGAVAAELLAHKLTRKANVAVFSGELFTLDHAEKLRGFAATLAVQAPHLTLLSALESHERPKEAYRQAMSLMQGKDRPEGLYLSTANSMPVLKALDELNLLGKTQVVTTDLFQQLVPLIEFGKVLATMYQRPYTQGKIAFENLVAYLMKETTSHTAVRLPPHVVFRSNLPLFSSHIIDTDEELETELRAV; from the coding sequence ATGCTGGACGGAGCAGGAAACGCTGGAATCAAGGACATTGCAAAGGCGCTGAAGGTGTCCATTGGAACCGTGGACCGCGCCCTGCACAGCCGCGCGGGCGTGAGCGAGGCCACCAAGGCCCGCGTTCTGCAGATGGCCGATCAGCTTGGATATAAGCCCAACCTTGCAGCACAGGCGCTCAAACTAAACCGCCGCCTGTCCATCGGCGTAGTCCTTCCGAAACACATCTCGCACTTCTTCGATCCTCTTCGCGAGGGGATTCGCGCCGCTGCCAGCAATATGGTTGGCATGCAGATCAATCTTGAGTTTCACGAATATCCGCGCATCGGCTCCGGGGACGCGGAAGCTATTGAAGACGCACTGCGACAGCGCTATGACGGCATGATTTTTCTCCCCGGCGACACCCGTAAGTTCGATCCGCTGATTCGCAAGCTCTCGCGGAGCGGCACAGCGATGATGTGCGTAGGAAGCGATGCGCCCAATACCGAACGTGTCGGTTCCGTTGCCGTTCATGCCTATATCAGCGGAGCGGTAGCAGCCGAGTTGCTAGCGCACAAGCTCACGCGCAAAGCGAATGTGGCCGTCTTCAGCGGAGAATTGTTCACGCTCGACCATGCGGAAAAGCTCCGTGGCTTTGCTGCCACCCTCGCCGTGCAGGCGCCTCATCTGACACTACTATCCGCGCTGGAAAGCCATGAGCGCCCTAAGGAAGCTTACCGGCAGGCAATGTCGCTGATGCAGGGTAAGGACCGTCCCGAGGGCCTTTACCTCAGCACCGCGAACAGCATGCCAGTGCTGAAGGCACTCGACGAGCTCAACCTGCTCGGCAAAACTCAGGTCGTCACGACGGACCTCTTTCAGCAACTGGTTCCATTGATTGAGTTCGGCAAAGTTCTCGCCACCATGTATCAGCGTCCATATACACAGGGCAAAATCGCCTTTGAAAATCTCGTCGCCTATCTCATGAAGGAGACTACCTCGCATACGGCGGTGCGCCTTCCGCCACATGTAGTCTTCCGCAGCAATCTTCCGCTGTTCTCCAGCCACATCATCGATACCGACGAAGAGCTGGAGACGGAACTGCGCGCCGTCTAG
- a CDS encoding glycoside hydrolase family 97 protein, protein MLKTSLVIAAAFAFTCTGSCFAQNGQPSPTTLTSPDHQILVQFMTRSDKTSTAGDGRLVYSVQFHGKPVLDESGLSLQLGDLPALGSKVHITGSDPGQGVDDYVLQNQKISKVHDVYNSVVVHAVESGAAARGIDIEARAYNSGIAFRYLLPSQGGNNQFHLRQEDTEFRLTTDATDWLLALPSYRSSYESEYVKLPTSALSNQGGVSSKFLIGLPLLMHEPGVAWLSLTEADLEGNSSMYVTNPSGNWAGHWLVSEIAPSVDHPEYAVEGTLPHHSAWRVLAIADDPGRLVESTLQYDLNPPSRVEDTSWIHPGNASWNWWVNDVDENGTPAFTTANMKHYVDFAAKSGFRYMMLDAGWSGRDITQLNGKIDVPELVRYAATKNVKVWIWCYSESVMKQMNEAFPLYEKWGVAGIKIDFINRDDQTGIKFYYDVARTAAEHHLMVDFHGTRTPWGLERTYPNVMSYEGVLGMENNKVGRRDSPVDRTVFAFTRLLAGPMDYTPGGFNNATEDGYIAQNTNPMVMGTRAQQLALYVVFQTPIQMVSDSPQMYAGQPAFQFIKDVPASWDSTHVLNGTPGEFMTIARQHDNEWYLGSITNWTQRTLQVPLSFLGAGQYTAEIYADGADADTNPKHVAIRKETVRKGQTLTLKLAAGGGCAIRFVPLRAH, encoded by the coding sequence ATGTTGAAGACGAGCCTTGTGATTGCTGCCGCTTTTGCGTTTACCTGCACTGGATCTTGTTTCGCACAGAACGGGCAGCCATCGCCCACAACGCTGACCTCACCAGATCATCAGATTCTGGTTCAGTTCATGACCAGATCGGACAAGACCTCTACTGCGGGTGATGGCAGGCTGGTGTACTCCGTTCAGTTTCACGGCAAGCCGGTGCTCGATGAGTCTGGACTTTCGTTGCAATTGGGCGATCTTCCGGCGTTGGGATCGAAGGTGCATATTACGGGCAGCGATCCCGGACAGGGCGTGGACGACTATGTTTTGCAGAATCAGAAGATCAGTAAGGTCCACGATGTCTACAACAGCGTCGTTGTTCATGCGGTTGAAAGCGGTGCGGCGGCTCGTGGCATCGATATTGAGGCACGCGCCTACAACAGCGGCATCGCCTTTCGCTATCTCCTTCCTTCGCAGGGCGGGAATAATCAATTTCATCTGCGGCAGGAAGATACGGAGTTTCGTCTTACTACCGATGCAACCGACTGGCTGCTTGCGTTGCCAAGCTACCGCAGCAGCTACGAGAGCGAATATGTAAAGCTGCCCACCTCGGCGTTGAGCAACCAGGGCGGCGTATCCAGCAAATTTCTGATCGGCCTTCCTCTGCTGATGCACGAGCCTGGCGTGGCTTGGTTGTCGTTGACGGAGGCGGATCTCGAAGGCAACAGCTCGATGTATGTTACGAATCCCTCGGGAAACTGGGCAGGGCACTGGCTGGTATCGGAGATAGCTCCGAGTGTGGATCACCCCGAGTATGCGGTAGAAGGTACACTCCCGCACCACTCCGCATGGCGGGTGTTGGCGATCGCTGACGATCCAGGACGACTGGTCGAGTCGACCCTGCAGTACGATCTGAATCCACCGAGTCGGGTTGAAGACACAAGCTGGATTCATCCAGGCAACGCCTCTTGGAACTGGTGGGTGAACGACGTCGACGAAAATGGCACGCCTGCTTTTACGACGGCGAACATGAAGCATTATGTCGATTTCGCAGCGAAGTCCGGCTTCCGATACATGATGCTCGATGCAGGCTGGTCAGGCCGCGACATCACACAGTTGAACGGGAAGATCGACGTTCCGGAGCTTGTGCGTTATGCAGCGACAAAGAATGTAAAGGTGTGGATCTGGTGCTACTCCGAATCGGTGATGAAGCAGATGAACGAGGCGTTTCCTCTTTATGAGAAATGGGGCGTTGCGGGCATCAAGATTGACTTCATCAATCGTGACGATCAGACCGGCATCAAGTTTTATTACGATGTTGCGCGGACAGCCGCAGAGCATCACCTGATGGTGGATTTTCATGGCACGCGCACACCATGGGGACTTGAACGGACTTATCCCAATGTGATGAGCTACGAGGGTGTTCTGGGAATGGAGAACAACAAGGTTGGCCGTCGCGATAGCCCGGTGGATCGCACGGTCTTCGCCTTTACCCGTCTGCTCGCCGGGCCGATGGACTATACGCCTGGCGGTTTCAATAACGCGACCGAAGATGGTTATATCGCGCAAAATACCAATCCCATGGTGATGGGTACGCGCGCACAGCAGCTTGCATTATACGTTGTCTTTCAGACGCCGATTCAGATGGTCTCCGACAGTCCTCAGATGTATGCAGGCCAGCCAGCTTTTCAATTCATCAAGGATGTGCCTGCATCGTGGGACAGCACTCATGTACTCAATGGAACGCCGGGCGAGTTCATGACGATTGCGCGACAGCATGACAATGAGTGGTATCTGGGCAGCATCACCAACTGGACGCAAAGAACGCTGCAGGTGCCGCTCAGCTTTCTGGGCGCTGGACAGTATACGGCGGAGATCTACGCAGACGGGGCCGATGCGGATACGAACCCAAAGCATGTCGCTATTCGCAAGGAAACCGTGCGCAAGGGACAGACGCTTACCTTGAAACTGGCCGCGGGCGGCGGATGCGCGATTCGCTTCGTTCCTCTGCGGGCACACTGA